In the Candidatus Baltobacteraceae bacterium genome, one interval contains:
- a CDS encoding Dyp-type peroxidase, with the protein METAQTGIFALGDAAHGFFEFTLRPGADAAAVATALVAVREPRSTVGGANRVIGFRPSLWSKLAPKDAPKDVRDFEVIHGAAGYSMPATQADIWAWFSAASYDVVFDMGTEAVASIAQDAELTREIRGWSYRHNRDLTGFEDGTENPTLDAAPEIVVMNDGPGAGGSVLLFQMWQHRPNAFSDLPQAKQEGVIGRTKPDSVEFDEAKMPADSHVSRTTLDVGGKELKIFRRNVPYGTVSDHGTLFIGFCAQQMPLQKMLEQMAGIGGPRDALTLYTEALTGAYYFIPSVQALRRFCPPDDD; encoded by the coding sequence ATGGAGACTGCGCAAACTGGGATTTTTGCGTTAGGCGATGCCGCGCACGGATTTTTTGAATTCACGTTGCGGCCCGGGGCCGATGCAGCTGCAGTTGCGACGGCGCTCGTCGCAGTGCGCGAGCCGCGCTCGACGGTCGGCGGTGCAAATCGCGTCATCGGTTTCCGCCCATCATTGTGGAGTAAGCTTGCGCCGAAGGATGCACCCAAGGATGTTCGCGATTTCGAGGTGATCCACGGCGCTGCCGGTTACAGCATGCCCGCAACTCAAGCCGACATTTGGGCCTGGTTCTCGGCTGCAAGCTACGACGTCGTATTCGACATGGGAACGGAAGCCGTCGCCTCGATCGCGCAAGACGCCGAGCTGACGCGCGAAATCCGCGGCTGGTCGTATCGACATAATCGCGATCTCACCGGTTTCGAAGATGGAACCGAGAACCCGACGCTCGATGCCGCGCCGGAAATCGTCGTTATGAACGATGGCCCCGGTGCGGGCGGCAGCGTTCTGCTCTTTCAGATGTGGCAACATCGGCCAAACGCGTTTTCGGATCTGCCACAGGCGAAACAAGAGGGCGTCATCGGCCGCACAAAGCCCGATAGCGTCGAGTTCGATGAGGCGAAAATGCCGGCGGATTCTCACGTGTCGCGCACGACGCTCGACGTCGGCGGAAAAGAGCTCAAGATCTTCCGGCGCAACGTTCCGTACGGAACCGTTTCCGATCACGGCACGTTGTTCATCGGGTTCTGCGCGCAGCAAATGCCGCTGCAAAAGATGCTCGAGCAAATGGCCGGCATCGGCGGTCCGCGTGACGCGCTAACGCTTTATACGGAGGCCCTCACGGGAGCGTACTATTTTATCCCTTCAGTGCAGGCGTTGCGGCGGTTTTGCCCGCCCGATGACGATTAG
- a CDS encoding glycosyltransferase family 39 protein: MSFQGLGSRQRHHLSVAVISSVVVFLVHAIGNAHYGFFRDELYFIICGRHPQWGYVDQPPIVPLLSAGTQIFGHSLFLLRIVPALFAAGGVYVTCLLAEEFGAGPFGQTLAAITFLFTGVLMSFGMKVGPDEVGLWTWPLLALFIVRIIKGADPRLWMLFGLVAGLSIESKYSVLFLLAAFLLGLVLTPQRRILANPWVAAGACIALVLALPAFLWQAHYGFPMWELLEAGEHGKNIVAGPGLYLVQQILITNLFLFPVWVIGLVWLLRDAPNRFLGYAYVILILEMLVFHGKHYYPADIYPILIAAGGTQIERWTMNLSVLRVATVVYALALGPIFVPFSLPVLPEQTFLAYQAYVAHALHTPQGILATEHVRKTTPLPQDWADMHGWPQFAETIKHVYDSLPPDERVQAVVVASNYGEASAIEFFTPDVPVISGHNQYWLWGTRGYSGNVIIDVPGDCGADRHIFKSAQLVTHFNAPYTIGWETDIPVMVCRGIREPLSAIWPRMKHYI; the protein is encoded by the coding sequence ATGAGCTTTCAGGGCCTCGGGAGCCGGCAGCGCCATCATCTTAGCGTCGCCGTTATCTCATCGGTCGTCGTTTTCCTCGTCCACGCCATAGGTAATGCCCATTATGGATTCTTCCGGGACGAGCTGTATTTCATCATCTGCGGCCGGCATCCGCAGTGGGGTTATGTCGATCAGCCGCCCATCGTCCCGCTGTTGTCTGCCGGCACCCAAATCTTCGGCCACTCGCTCTTTCTGCTGCGTATCGTACCGGCATTGTTTGCGGCGGGCGGCGTCTACGTCACGTGCTTATTAGCCGAGGAATTTGGCGCGGGTCCGTTCGGCCAAACGCTGGCGGCGATCACGTTTCTGTTCACGGGCGTCCTGATGAGCTTCGGCATGAAAGTTGGTCCCGACGAAGTCGGCCTGTGGACGTGGCCGCTGCTCGCACTCTTCATCGTACGTATCATCAAGGGCGCCGATCCCCGATTGTGGATGTTGTTCGGCCTCGTTGCCGGGCTCTCGATCGAGAGCAAGTATAGCGTCCTCTTCTTGCTCGCAGCGTTCTTGTTGGGGCTCGTGCTTACGCCGCAGCGGCGCATTCTCGCGAATCCGTGGGTCGCCGCGGGCGCATGCATCGCGCTCGTCCTTGCGCTACCCGCTTTCCTGTGGCAAGCGCATTACGGATTTCCGATGTGGGAATTGCTCGAAGCCGGAGAGCACGGCAAGAACATCGTCGCAGGTCCGGGACTCTATCTCGTCCAGCAGATATTGATCACGAACCTATTTCTGTTTCCCGTTTGGGTGATCGGACTCGTTTGGCTCCTCCGTGACGCGCCGAATCGCTTCCTCGGATACGCATACGTAATCTTGATTCTCGAAATGCTCGTCTTTCACGGCAAACATTACTACCCGGCCGACATCTATCCGATCTTGATCGCGGCCGGCGGTACGCAGATCGAGCGATGGACTATGAACTTGAGTGTGCTGCGTGTCGCAACCGTCGTGTATGCGCTCGCTCTCGGACCAATCTTCGTCCCATTCTCGCTGCCGGTTCTTCCGGAGCAGACGTTCTTGGCGTATCAAGCGTACGTCGCGCATGCGCTCCATACGCCGCAAGGTATCCTGGCGACCGAACACGTTCGCAAAACGACGCCGCTACCCCAGGATTGGGCCGACATGCACGGATGGCCGCAATTTGCCGAAACGATCAAACACGTCTACGACTCGTTGCCGCCGGACGAACGAGTGCAAGCCGTCGTCGTCGCCAGCAACTACGGTGAAGCCTCCGCAATCGAATTTTTCACGCCGGACGTTCCGGTCATTAGCGGACACAACCAGTACTGGCTTTGGGGAACGCGCGGCTACAGCGGAAACGTGATCATCGACGTCCCGGGCGACTGCGGGGCTGACAGACATATCTTCAAGAGCGCGCAGCTGGTGACGCACTTCAATGCGCCGTACACGATTGGCTGGGAGACCGATATCCCCGTAATGGTTTGTCGCGGAATTCGCGAGCCGCTTTCAGCGATTTGGCCCAGGATGAAGCACTACATTTGA
- a CDS encoding sialidase family protein, which yields MSKVRVLVGTRKGAFVLTADGKRADWTVSGPFFGGWEIYHVKGSPADPNRLWASQTSTWFGQQIQRSNDGGATWDTIGNKFVYDGVPGTHQWYDGTPHPWEFARVWHIEPSLEDPETIYAGVEDAALFKSTDGGTNWSELSGLRTHTTGSSWQPGAGGMCLHTVLIDPKNPKRMFVAISAAGAFRTTDGGTTWQPINKGLRSEQIPDRDAEVGHCVHRLAMHRTRPDVLYMQKHWDVMRSNDGGDVWHEVSGNLPTDFGFCIDVHAHEPETIYVVPIKSDSEHYPLEGKLRVYRSRSGGNEWEELTRGLPQSNCYVNVLRDAMAVDSLDECGVYFGTTGGQLYVSPDAGDSWKAIAHDLPAVLSVEVQTLP from the coding sequence GTGAGCAAGGTACGCGTACTGGTTGGAACGCGCAAGGGCGCATTCGTTCTAACCGCCGACGGTAAACGCGCCGATTGGACCGTCTCTGGACCGTTCTTCGGCGGCTGGGAGATCTATCACGTCAAGGGTTCGCCGGCTGATCCGAATCGATTGTGGGCGTCGCAAACGTCGACATGGTTCGGTCAACAGATTCAACGCTCGAATGACGGCGGCGCAACGTGGGACACGATCGGAAACAAGTTCGTTTACGACGGAGTTCCCGGAACGCATCAATGGTATGACGGCACGCCGCATCCATGGGAGTTTGCGCGCGTTTGGCACATTGAACCGTCGCTCGAGGATCCGGAAACGATCTACGCCGGCGTTGAGGATGCGGCGCTTTTCAAATCGACCGACGGGGGCACGAATTGGAGCGAGCTCTCCGGACTTCGCACGCATACCACCGGTTCGAGCTGGCAACCCGGCGCCGGCGGAATGTGCCTGCATACCGTTCTGATCGACCCGAAGAATCCGAAGCGCATGTTCGTCGCGATCTCGGCCGCGGGTGCGTTTCGCACGACGGACGGAGGCACAACCTGGCAACCGATCAACAAGGGCTTACGTTCCGAGCAAATCCCCGATCGGGATGCGGAGGTCGGACATTGCGTGCATCGGCTTGCGATGCACCGCACCCGTCCCGACGTGTTGTACATGCAGAAGCATTGGGACGTGATGCGCTCGAATGACGGCGGCGACGTCTGGCACGAAGTCAGCGGTAACCTTCCGACCGACTTCGGCTTCTGCATCGACGTGCACGCGCACGAACCGGAGACGATTTACGTCGTTCCGATCAAGAGCGATTCGGAACACTACCCACTCGAAGGAAAGTTGCGCGTCTATCGCAGCCGTTCGGGTGGAAATGAATGGGAAGAGCTGACCAGAGGCTTACCTCAAAGCAACTGTTATGTGAACGTTCTGCGCGACGCGATGGCGGTCGATTCGCTCGATGAGTGCGGCGTATATTTCGGAACGACCGGCGGACAGCTCTACGTTTCGCCCGATGCCGGCGATAGTTGGAAGGCGATCGCGCACGATCTGCCCGCCGTCCTTTCCGTCGAGGTACAGACGCTGCCGTGA
- a CDS encoding DUF308 domain-containing protein gives MMALPAPEALKAHWWALLLRGIIALLFGALCFVLTGAAIFALVIWIGAFFVIDGVLMIVGAVRSASASNMGHWLWQLIGGIAGVVAGVLTFFWPGITAFTLGIFIGAWALVTGVFELMTAVRLRSALPNEWLWILNGVLSVLFGLFVFVFPGAGLVAVVYVLGFYAILAGIAMITLSFQLKKVA, from the coding sequence ATGATGGCGCTGCCGGCTCCCGAGGCCCTGAAAGCTCATTGGTGGGCACTGCTCTTGCGCGGAATCATCGCACTCCTTTTTGGAGCGCTGTGCTTCGTTTTGACCGGCGCGGCGATTTTCGCGCTTGTCATCTGGATCGGCGCGTTCTTCGTCATCGACGGAGTGCTGATGATCGTGGGCGCCGTACGAAGCGCATCGGCGTCGAATATGGGCCACTGGTTGTGGCAGCTGATCGGCGGCATCGCCGGCGTCGTAGCCGGCGTCTTGACGTTTTTCTGGCCGGGCATCACCGCCTTTACTCTGGGAATCTTCATCGGCGCTTGGGCGCTCGTCACCGGCGTCTTTGAGTTGATGACGGCCGTACGTTTGCGCTCGGCGTTGCCAAATGAGTGGCTTTGGATTCTCAACGGCGTCCTATCGGTGCTCTTTGGTTTGTTCGTCTTCGTCTTTCCGGGCGCGGGGCTGGTTGCCGTCGTGTACGTGCTGGGATTCTACGCGATTCTCGCCGGTATCGCGATGATCACGCTCTCGTTCCAGCTGAAAAAGGTCGCATAG
- a CDS encoding ATP-binding protein: MVPQPLNVRFPCTPRHATRARQAFRVYLALLHLDARTESDLESAIGEALTNAVEHGFAQETFFELRCSLEDSMLQIEIEGRARAAMLPNRLERPLDARDMGLGIMRALVDDVELLEDGRLIRLQKKIRAANRHRAGKTAATPALKG, encoded by the coding sequence ATGGTTCCTCAACCGCTCAACGTACGCTTCCCGTGTACACCGCGACACGCAACGCGGGCACGACAAGCCTTCCGCGTTTATCTCGCACTTCTTCATCTTGACGCGCGTACCGAGTCCGATCTCGAAAGCGCGATTGGTGAAGCACTGACGAACGCCGTCGAACACGGCTTCGCACAGGAAACCTTCTTCGAGCTGCGTTGCAGCTTAGAAGACTCGATGCTTCAGATCGAGATCGAAGGCCGTGCGCGCGCCGCGATGCTGCCGAATAGGCTCGAGCGTCCGCTCGATGCGCGCGACATGGGCCTCGGCATCATGCGCGCGCTCGTCGATGACGTGGAGCTGCTCGAAGACGGCCGGTTGATCCGGCTGCAAAAGAAAATTCGGGCGGCTAATCGTCATCGGGCGGGCAAAACCGCCGCAACGCCTGCACTGAAGGGATAA
- a CDS encoding MoaD/ThiS family protein — translation MIRVVLPAHLRTLARVNGEVVIEAGSGATPSTVLDAIEDRFPALRGAIRDHVTRKRRAYVRFFACERDISHDSPDTPLPDAVVTGDEPFFIIGAMSGG, via the coding sequence GTGATCCGCGTCGTACTGCCGGCGCACTTACGCACGCTGGCGCGCGTCAACGGCGAAGTCGTAATCGAAGCCGGTAGCGGCGCCACGCCGAGTACCGTACTCGACGCAATCGAAGATCGCTTCCCGGCGTTACGCGGCGCGATTCGCGATCACGTTACGCGCAAACGCCGCGCGTACGTTCGCTTTTTTGCGTGCGAGCGCGATATCTCACACGATTCGCCGGATACGCCCCTCCCCGATGCCGTAGTGACCGGCGACGAGCCGTTCTTCATTATCGGCGCGATGTCGGGAGGTTGA
- a CDS encoding DMT family transporter, giving the protein MNSLALGLVLTAAVLHATWNLLAKRASGGSPFIWLSFAISTSIYAPVAIAVWFLFPRPITLLGLAFIVGNGALHLFYFVVLQRGYRAGDLSVVYPLARGTGPLLSSIAAIIFFGERPTPVAAAGIAIIIAGVFLASFRGMNTANARASVFYGVATGLSIAVYTLWDKHAMTALALSPIVYDWGGNLVRFILMTPVAMRRWDEVRAAYREHLFEAAGIAVLSPLAYLLVLWALTWTPVIYVAPARELSIMFGTFFGIMFFKERDRAHQRLMAAALMLVGIVALAHG; this is encoded by the coding sequence TTGAACTCGCTCGCACTCGGACTTGTCCTCACCGCCGCCGTCCTCCACGCTACTTGGAATCTTCTCGCAAAACGCGCCAGCGGTGGCTCGCCATTCATCTGGCTTAGCTTCGCGATCTCGACCTCGATCTATGCGCCGGTTGCAATCGCCGTGTGGTTCCTTTTCCCCCGGCCGATTACGCTGCTCGGACTAGCATTCATCGTCGGGAACGGCGCGTTGCATCTCTTTTACTTCGTCGTGCTGCAGCGCGGCTATCGCGCGGGCGATCTGTCGGTCGTGTATCCGTTGGCGCGCGGCACGGGGCCGCTGCTCTCCTCGATTGCCGCAATCATTTTCTTCGGGGAGCGTCCTACGCCGGTTGCCGCCGCCGGTATCGCGATCATTATTGCCGGCGTTTTCCTGGCTAGCTTCCGCGGCATGAACACTGCGAATGCGCGCGCCTCCGTTTTTTACGGCGTTGCGACCGGTCTATCAATTGCGGTTTACACGCTTTGGGACAAGCATGCGATGACTGCGCTCGCGCTTTCGCCGATCGTATACGACTGGGGCGGAAATCTCGTGCGGTTCATATTGATGACGCCAGTCGCGATGCGCCGCTGGGATGAGGTTCGCGCTGCATATCGCGAGCATCTGTTCGAAGCCGCGGGGATCGCCGTGCTCTCGCCTCTCGCCTATCTGCTGGTCCTATGGGCACTGACGTGGACGCCGGTGATCTACGTCGCGCCTGCGCGCGAGCTCAGCATCATGTTCGGGACGTTCTTCGGAATCATGTTCTTCAAGGAACGTGATCGCGCGCACCAACGGCTGATGGCGGCTGCACTCATGCTGGTGGGCATTGTTGCGCTCGCTCACGGTTAA